From Nocardia sp. XZ_19_385:
TACTGGCCGCAGTCTTCGGCACGATGGTCAACGGCACCGAAACCTGCTTCTACCTGCCGACAGTCGGCATCACCACGGTCCCCTGACCCTCCGCGAGCGCACTGGGCGCACGTACGGCCGCAGACGCGCCCGCGACTTCGTCCGCGCCGTTGTCCCGGTCGGCGGCATCCGTGCGGTTCCGGTCGACATCGGCCGGGGCACAGTACTGGCCGCAGTCTTCGGCACGATGGTCAACGGCACCGAAACCTGCTTCTACCTGCCGACAGTCGGCATCACCACGGTCCCCTGACCCTGACCCTGACCCTGACCCTGACCCTGACCCTGCCGCGAGCGCGTTGGGTGCACGTGCGGGCACAGACGCGCCCGCGACTTCTTCCGCACCGTCGTCCCGGTCGGTGGCATCCGCGCGGTTCCGGTAGACACCGGCCGGGCCACAGTACTGGCCGCAGTCTTCGGCACGATGGTCAACGGCACTGAAACCTGCTTCTACCTGCCGACAGCCGGAATCGCCACGGTCCCCTGGCCCTTCTGCGAGCGCATTGGGCGCGGCGCACATACGGCCTCAGAAACGCACCCCTGCACCCGCCCGCCTCACCGCACCCGCCCTTGCCTTTCCTCGCTTTCGTGCGCACCTCGCCCTCCACGCACTCCGCACCCCACCCCCGCCCCTGCACCCGCTTCGCCGCACCCTCCGCGCCCGGCACTCACCTCGCCTCAGCGCGCCCCCACCTTGCTCGCCTTGCTGACCTCGCTGACCGCGCTCGCCGCACACACGTCGTCTCTCCTCGCTCTTCGCGCACGCACGTCGCCCTCCACGCACTCTCCGCACCCTCCGCCCCCGCCCCACCGCCCCCACCTCGCCCTCCGGGCCCCCGCGCTCACCTCACCTCAGCGCGCGATGTGTGAGGAGTAGCTAATGCATTGCTGCATTACGGAAGCGGCTGTCAAAAGGGCGATTTCGCCGGGGGTGGATACACCTCTTCGTCTAACTTTGAGCGACAATCGGCGATGCAGGTTGGAGTTGTCGCTCAGAGTTGGAGGACCAACACTGCTGCCGGATAGCGAGAGTGCGGTATCTGAAACTTAACTATTCGCCGAGTGGCGCTTCCATGTCAGTGTGCTGCCGCGAGTGGGCGAGAAGTAGCTGGCATCGTGCTGAATCTCAGGAGTGGCTGGCGAACGGGCGATTTCGTCGAGGGTGGGTACTCCTCTTCGTCTAACTTTGAGCGACAATCGGCGGTGCAGGGTGGAGTTGTCGCTCAGAGTTGGAGGACTAACACCCCTACCGGATAACGGCAGTGCGGTATCTGAAAGTTAACTGCTCATCGGGCGGTGCTTCCAGGTCAGTGTACCGCTGCGGTGGGCAAGGTGTGAGCGGACGGAGAGGGTGGCGTAGGCGCCGACCGATAGCGGATGTGCCAGGGCGGCAAGGATATCCGTGCGGTTCAGAGGCGCGGCAGTTTCGGTGGACCGGGCGAGTAGGCGGCCGGTGACGGCGGCGAGGTAGCCGGTGATCGCTGTCCGGCGTAGGCGGTCTCGGCCGCCGATTGCGGCCAATGGGGGAACCCAATAACCCAGTGCGGCAATGGCTCCCACCGCCCCGGCGGCCAAAGGTGAAGCACCGTAGGCCGACCACAGCCACCGGGTGTAGCCCGCATCGAGTTCGGTTGTGCCACTGTACATTCGGGTGCTGGCCTGCTTGCCTGCCGCGATCAGGGCTGTGCGTCTGCCACTGCGGCGGAGTGCTCGTGCGATGTCCAGATCCTCGGTCGCGCTGGCGGATACCGCGCGATGGCCGCCGATTGCCCGGTAAGCGGCGGTGTCGAATACCAGAAACTGTCCGCACGCCACCGCCATCGACGGCCTATGACTGTGGTTGCCGACGGTGATCGGCAGCGTCGACGCCCACGACCAGCACAGCAGTGGCTGCACTAGTGCCTCGGCCGCCGAACCCACCTGCTGCGCGGGCCACGGCGACACCAATGCCACGTCGCGGCTGCGCAATTCGGATACCGCGGCGGCGATCGCGCCTG
This genomic window contains:
- a CDS encoding glycosyltransferase, coding for MVAHGEGTPLIGPAERIVRAGTAIAVTGCVVALYNRLTVRRLPSSGTVAEPVTVGIPARDEVDRLPALIADLRAQTGVPDLRVLILDDASSDGTGAAAAQAIGSDERFLVIRSEDEPAPGWTGKAAACARLAELADTAVLVFLDADVRLAPGAIAAAVSELRSRDVALVSPWPAQQVGSAAEALVQPLLCWSWASTLPITVGNHSHRPSMAVACGQFLVFDTAAYRAIGGHRAVSASATEDLDIARALRRSGRRTALIAAGKQASTRMYSGTTELDAGYTRWLWSAYGASPLAAGAVGAIAALGYWVPPLAAIGGRDRLRRTAITGYLAAVTGRLLARSTETAAPLNRTDILAALAHPLSVGAYATLSVRSHLAHRSGTLTWKHRPMSS